In the genome of Tripterygium wilfordii isolate XIE 37 chromosome 19, ASM1340144v1, whole genome shotgun sequence, one region contains:
- the LOC119985561 gene encoding stemmadenine O-acetyltransferase-like, which translates to MVAFFTANQDASKTISKRSQLLKQSLSKTLTLYYPLAGRPIDDISYDCNDKGVPYTVARFNGNLCDYLKKPDLSTLIKFVPEEIFSMNEMTPGGYAATFQETVFACGGFAVGMVFPHNLFEGPSMIVFMRTWATMMREGEVAQPPDFSSSYIFPLNKAFPQELTGKALTAQVFHREGKFVVRRFVFEGSALSNLKAKATRLGVHNPTRAEMVFAFLFKRIMSATNAKSTLISTAVNLRRKAVPEFPETSVGNILLPSVTVANSEETDVRSFVSRMREGISPINDALWKSLQGDQGLQSLCEFLKRFGESFSKGFSNGDELIVFNSWCNLGTNTIDFGSGKPIWIPPLGFAIPPQIYVIHLGDTRISNGIEAWVSLDEEIMSIVENDKELRSIASIDPSPLQIDSINSNL; encoded by the coding sequence ATGGTCGCCTTCTTCACTGCAAACCAAGATGCCTCCAAGACCATCTCCAAGAGATCACAGTTGTTgaaacaatctctatcaaagacACTCACTCTTTATTATCCCCTCGCCGGAAGGCCCATCGACGATATCTCCTATGACTGTAATGACAAGGGGGTTCCGTACACGGTGGCTAGatttaatggcaatttatgcGATTATCTCAAGAAACCTGATCTCTCAACACTGATTAAATTTGTCCCAGAGGAGATCTTTTCTATGAATGAAATGACTCCAGGTGGTTATGCAGCTACGTTCCAAGAAACTGTTTTTGCTTGTGGTGGTTTTGCAGTAGGCATGGTTTTTCCACACAACTTGTTTGAGGGACCTTCTATGATTGTATTCATGAGAACTTGGGCTACAATGATGCGGGAAGGAGAAGTTGCTCAACCTCCCGATTTCAGCTCCTCATATATCTTTCCACTAAACAAAGCATTCCCGCAAGAGCTGACCGGCAAGGCTTTAACAGCTCAAGTATTTCACAGAGAGGGAAAATTTGTTGTAAGGAGGTTTGTGTTTGAAGGATCAGCCCTTAGCAATCTTAAGGCCAAAGCAACGAGATTAGGTGTGCACAACCCAACGCGTGCGGAAATGGTATTTGCATTCCTCTTTAAACGCATCATGTCTGCAACAAATgccaagtccactttgatatcaACTGCGGTGAACTTACGACGAAAGGCTGTACCAGAATTCCCCGAAACAAGTGTGGGAAACATATTATTACCATCAGTGACAGTAGCAAATAGTGAAGAAACAGATGTGCGTAGTTTCGTGTCCCGGATGAGAGAAGGAATATCCCCAATCAATGATGCTCTTTGGAAGAGCCTTCAAGGTGATCAAGGATTGCAGTCGCTTTGCGAGTTCTTGAAAAGGTTTGGTGAATCATTTTCTAAGGGTTTCTCCAATGGAGACGAATTAATTGTGTTTAATAGCTGGTGCAACTTAGGCACTAATACTATTGATTTTGGTTCGGGGAAGCCTATATGGATCCCACCTCTTGGTTTTGCCATACCACCTCAGATATACGTGATTCACCTTGGGGATACAAGAATCAGTAATGGAATAGaagcttgggtgtcattggatgAAGAAATCATGTCTATTGTGGAAAATGACAAGGAACTCCGTTCAATAGCCTCAATAGATCCGAGTCCTCTTCAAATTGATTCAATCAACTCAAATCTTTGA